The window CTTTTTAGTACAAGTTGGGAAATGTGTAAGTCCCGAAAAAATCTATAAAGACTATAGTTATTTTTCGTCTTATTCCAATTTCTGGCTACGCCATGCCGAGCAGTATGTTGATTTTATGATAGAGAATTATGATATCGATCGAGAAAGTTTTGTGGTAGAAATTGCCAGCAATGATGGCTATTTGTTGCAGTATTTCAATCAAAAAAACATTCCTTTATTAGGTATTGAACCATCACATACAGTTGCTAAGGCCGCCTTGAACAAGGGAATACCCACTGAGATGAAATTTTTTGGCACTAATACAGCTAAAGAGCTCAAAAATAAATACCAGCCAGCGGATTTGATTTTAGGCAATAATGTATTGGCTCACGTTCCATCGATCAATGACTTTATAGAAGGTTTGGGGATTATGCTAAGTGAGAAGGGGATCATGACGTTTGAGTTTCCACATTTGATGCAGTTGGTAGAAAACAACCAGTTTGATACCATTTACCACGAGCATTTTTTCTATTATTCTTTACATAGTGTGCAAGCTCTGTTCAAAAAACATGGATTCAAAGTTTTTGATGTACAAGAATTGGATACGCATGGAGGATCTATCCGAATTTTTGTGAGTCGGGAGGCAAACCGGGAATATCAGGTTTCCAGAAATGTTGAGCATATGCTTACCGAAGAGAAACAGAAAGGATATCTGAATGTTGAGCTGTATAAATCGTTTGAAAAATATGTGCGACAGACAAAACGAGATATTTTGCGGCTGCTTCTCAATTTAAAAAATCAGGGCAAATCTATTGTAGGATATGGCGCACCCGGTAAGGGAAATACGCTTCTCAACTATTGTGGAATAGGAACTGATTTTATCGACTATACAGTAGATCGGAGTCCTCATAAACAGGGGCACTATTTGCCGGGATCATTGATACCAATATTATCGCCGGATAAGATAAAGGATACTGAGCCAGATTATATTTTTATCTTGCCATGGAATTTGAAAGATGAAATTATACAACAATTACGTTACGTGTCGGATTGGGGAGCGCAATTTATTGTCCCGATACCGCAACCGATGGTTATTAATTCAAAA of the Fodinibius sp. Rm-B-1B1-1 genome contains:
- a CDS encoding class I SAM-dependent methyltransferase — encoded protein: MEKLTCLNCGNRLEHTFADLGTSPLCNEILTPEQVNDGQMSYPLHTYVCDECFLVQVGKCVSPEKIYKDYSYFSSYSNFWLRHAEQYVDFMIENYDIDRESFVVEIASNDGYLLQYFNQKNIPLLGIEPSHTVAKAALNKGIPTEMKFFGTNTAKELKNKYQPADLILGNNVLAHVPSINDFIEGLGIMLSEKGIMTFEFPHLMQLVENNQFDTIYHEHFFYYSLHSVQALFKKHGFKVFDVQELDTHGGSIRIFVSREANREYQVSRNVEHMLTEEKQKGYLNVELYKSFEKYVRQTKRDILRLLLNLKNQGKSIVGYGAPGKGNTLLNYCGIGTDFIDYTVDRSPHKQGHYLPGSLIPILSPDKIKDTEPDYIFILPWNLKDEIIQQLRYVSDWGAQFIVPIPQPMVINSKPMEIELPVLTSGL